DNA from Deinococcus cellulosilyticus NBRC 106333 = KACC 11606:
TGGTCTCTGCTGGATACGCTCCTCTGAACCTGTACCTGACCGGACCTGAGCTTGCAGAGGCCCTGCAGGTGGGCATGGACACCCTGAACCTGCTGCCTTTCCCTTCGGTGCTGATCACCCGTGACTGGAGCATCCACGCGGTCAATGCGGCTGTTCTGGAGATGTTTCAGGTTGAGGCAGAGGTGTTCCATGCCCTGCCAGAGCACGCCCGTCACCTGTTGCATCTGGCCTTTGATCCAGGCCTGCCGCTGTACCACAAGCTTTCTGGAGGAACCCAGGGCTGGTGGGATCTGGTGGTGCGGGATGTGTTGACCTTCCGGCGAGAAAACCAGTTTGCAACGCAGGAGCCCTGGTTTCAGGCGCGACTCTCCAGCCTGCTGCAACTGCCCGGATTTCCACCAGCCTGGAAACAGGCTGGGCAGGACCACCACGATCTGGAGCTCAGTGCTCTGCACCGCATGGATTTTCAGATGGACACCGGAGAGATTCTTCCTCTGCGCCTCACCTACACCCTGCTGGGAGAACTGGACTACCCGAGGATCATGAGCTACATCCCGATGCAGGTCAAGTAAAAATTTTTCTGGTGTTTGCAGGGTGGCGTGCTGCACACTGTCAGCATGAACATTTTGAAGACTCTGGACCTCAGGCAGGGTCCGGTGCAGTACTCTGACACCGGCAGTGGAGAACCCATCCTTTTTCTTCATGGGGCGATGTTGAGTGCCCGCCTCTGGAGGAACATCATCCCGAAACTCGAAAGACATTACCGCTGCATTGCTCCCACCTTGCCAATGGGAGGCCACACCCTGCCCATGCCTGAAAGTGCAGACCTGAGCCCTCAGGGTCAGGTTCAGGTGATCATGGAACTGATGGACCGCCTGCAGTTGCCGGAGGTGACGGTGGTGGCCAACGACACTGGAGGGGCACTGGCCCAGTTTCTGATGAACCGCTGTCCGGAGCGCCTGAAGAAGGTGGTGCTGACCAACTGTGATGCGTTTGAAATCTTTCCCCCTCGCCAGTTTCAGTACCTGGTGACCTGCATGAAATGGCCTCCTTTTGTGGACCTGATGGCCCTCAATCTGCGCATTCCTTTCGCTCGCAACCTGCCTTTTACGCTGGGCGACATGAGTGTGAAACCTCTGGAAATCATGGATGAGTACCTGCAACCCCTGCTGAACCAGAAAGCCATCCGCAGGGACTTGAGAAAACTGTTCATCGGCATCCACCCCAGGGACACCCAGAAGGCCGCCGAAGGGCTTCCTCGATTCCAGAAACCCGTGCTGGTGGTGTGGGGTAAAAAAGACCGCCTGTTCCCCCAGGAACTTGGCCGCAGACTGGCCGCCGCCCTCCCGAAATCTCAGTTGATCTGGCTGGAAAACAGCAAAACCCTGGTCCCCGAAGACCAGCCTGAATTGCTGACAGAGCTGGTGCACCTGTTCATGGAGGACCGCCCCCTCCCTTCAGGGTCAGTTCAGAGTGGGACCCGATCTGAGAGGACTTATCGCAGGAACGCTTGAATACGCCCCTTTGAGATTTCAAGTGCCCATTACGCACTAAGCATAATCCCCTAGGCCACAACATCCCGAGATTTTTGCTGCAACTTCTGTTAGCATGTGGCGTGATGAAATTGTTACATTTAAAACTGCTCACAACCACACTCCTCCTGTCTTCTGCTGCCAGTGCCGCAACCCTGGACAGCCTGCTCAAAGACCTGAAAAGCCCTGAGCAGACCACCAGACAGAATGCTCTGGACGAACTTTCAGAGCTGTCCGAAGAGGGCTTCACAGAGAAAGAAGGCCTGAAAATTCTGGATGCTGCAGCAGGAAAATATGCAGCCAACGGAGAGTACAGCATCAATGCCGAACTCGTCTCTTTCCTGCGTGAAAAACCCAGCCCGAAACTGATTCAGCCTCTTGTGGCCCTGTTCCCGAAGCTGGATGCAGACGCCAAATGGTACGCTCTGGATGTCCTGGCCTACATGGAAGGCAGCAAAGACGCCCTGAAAACCTATCTGGGTCTGGTGGGCAAACATTCCGCCACACTGGATGGCCTTCCGGTCAGCGCCCTGAAAGAGCAGAAGGATGCGGTCAAAATCCTTTTTCCGACGCTCTTTCAATACACCAGAAACCCGAAACTTCAATATGACATTTATGATCTGGCCCTGGAGTACGTGTATGAAGACTGGATGTCCATTGCTGACCTGCGCCGTGCAGAAGCAGGCATCCTCAACGATTACCGGACCCTGGCCACCCGTCTGAACCCCGCCCAGCAAACCACAGGCATTGCCTGGAGGTGGCAAGAGCCTTACCTGGACGACCGTTACCTTGGGGGCCTGATGCTGGACCTGATTGGCTTCCTGAACACCAGAAACGCAAACCAGGTGTTGCAAGACGCTCTGAAATTCAATGATCCCTACCTGCAGGGCTGGGCAGTCATCTCCCTGGCTTACAACGACCAGAAAATCCCTGCAGAGGCCGTGAAGCAGGTGGCCGCCAGCAACGAAATGCGCTGGACCCTCTACGACTACCTGCAGGACGCCGAACATCTGGACCTTTTTCCCGCCGAGTACCGCAACCAGCAGGACATGGGAGCCTCCGATCTGGTCAATGTCCTGATCGACTCCGATGAACTGGGCTACGAACCAGAAAGTGTGGAGTTTGTGCAGAAGTTCACCCGACAAGAGGGAAGCAGCCTGTACGACTACTACCTGTACAAATTCACCGACCACGAGGGCACAGCCTACGCAGGTCTGGCAGGCCCTTACTCCCCTGCCAGGGTGGTGACGATTGAGGGTGGAGATGACACCAGCACCCTCTTCACCAGATGGGAGGAGAAGAGCCCCGAAGCGCACTATCAGGCCATCCTGGATGACCTGTACGGCGAATCCGAAGACGATCTGGAATGAATTGAGGCACCCTGCAGAATCCCCTGCAGGGTGCTTTTCTTTTACAGGTACGGATCACTGGGTAGACCGCAATGTCAGGCTCCCCAGGCACATTTCATCTTCTGTGCCCTCTCCCCACACCACGTATTTTGGGTTTTGTGCCCTGGAAGCATCCCACACACATTCAATGCGAACCGTGTCTCCTTTTTTCAGGGGAATGGGGTTCTGGTACCAGTAATCGCCCTGCCAGTGGAAATCCCAGTGGGGGATCTCCAGCAAAGTCATTTCATGCGGAGTGTCGGGATTCAGGACAAGACTTGCACGGGCACCGAGCGTGTGCATG
Protein-coding regions in this window:
- a CDS encoding MmyB family transcriptional regulator, with the translated sequence MTLLTQVTPECRPFAETCEDLLKRRQSGVTHLFKTWTRDEVCDLVYSSYKAMLRGGVRHPPRRNQVLDLADYFECTLAERNSLLVSAGYAPLNLYLTGPELAEALQVGMDTLNLLPFPSVLITRDWSIHAVNAAVLEMFQVEAEVFHALPEHARHLLHLAFDPGLPLYHKLSGGTQGWWDLVVRDVLTFRRENQFATQEPWFQARLSSLLQLPGFPPAWKQAGQDHHDLELSALHRMDFQMDTGEILPLRLTYTLLGELDYPRIMSYIPMQVK
- a CDS encoding alpha/beta fold hydrolase, whose protein sequence is MNILKTLDLRQGPVQYSDTGSGEPILFLHGAMLSARLWRNIIPKLERHYRCIAPTLPMGGHTLPMPESADLSPQGQVQVIMELMDRLQLPEVTVVANDTGGALAQFLMNRCPERLKKVVLTNCDAFEIFPPRQFQYLVTCMKWPPFVDLMALNLRIPFARNLPFTLGDMSVKPLEIMDEYLQPLLNQKAIRRDLRKLFIGIHPRDTQKAAEGLPRFQKPVLVVWGKKDRLFPQELGRRLAAALPKSQLIWLENSKTLVPEDQPELLTELVHLFMEDRPLPSGSVQSGTRSERTYRRNA